From the [Chlorobium] sp. 445 genome, the window ATTAGCTTCTACCTTAAATTCACGCTTCAATCTATCTACAATGATCTCCAAGTGAAGTTCACCCATTCCCGCAATGATAGTCTGCTGCGTCTCCTCATCTGTACTCACACGGAAGGTTGGGTCTTCTTCAGCAAGTTTTTGTAGCGAGAGACTGAGTTTGTCAGAATCTGCTTTCGTCTTCGGCTCAATTGCAATTTGAATCACAGGCTCTGGGAAGCTCATCTTCTCGAGCACAATCGGCTTGTTTTCGTCGCAGAGCGTATCGCCCGTGCGCGTGTCTTTCAACCCGACCGCTGCTACAATATCACCTGTAAGCGCTTCTTCAATTTCCTCACGGTGATTGGCATGCATCTGCACAAGTCGACTGATGCGTTCCTTCGTACCCGATACAGAATTCAACACATAGCTACCTTTGGTTAGCTTGCCTGAATACACACGGAAGTAAGTCAGTCGCCCAACAAAGGGGTCAGTCATAATTTTGAACGCAAGTGCAGAGAAGGCTTCGTTGTCATCGACCTTGCGCTCAATTTCTTCTCCAGTTTTTGGATGTGTCCCTTTGATTGCAGGAATATCAAGTGGCGATGGCAAGTAATCAATCACCGCATCAAGCAAGAACTGCACACCTTTGTTTTTGAAGGCTGACCCGCACAGTACCGGCACAATTTTCGAGCTCAGAGTCGCCTTGCGTAGTGCATCACGCACTTCTTCTTCTGAAATGTCTTCGCCGCCGAGATATTTTTCCATCAAGTGATCGTTTACTTCGGAGACGGCTTCCAACATATTGACGCGCCACTTCTCTGCTGATTCTTTGTATTCAGCTGGAATCTCAATTTCCTTGTAGCTTGTCCCATCTTCAGCATCATAGACTACCGTCTTCATTCGAATAAGATCAATCGAACCCTTGTAGCTCTCTCCTTCGCCATAAGGGATCTGAATCGGGACAGCATTTGCGCCAAGCCGTTCTTTCATCATATCCACACAGCGGAAAAAGTTTGCACCCACTCTATCCATCTTATTCACAAAAGCAATGCGCGGCACTTTTATACTTTGTTGCCTGACGCCACACCGTTTCCGACTGCGGTTGCACACCTGCAACAGAGTCGTAGAGCGCAACAGCGCCATCCAAGATGCGCAGCGAGCGTTCTACTTCAACCGTGAAATCGACATGTCCAGGTGTATCAATAATGTTGACGCGATGCTTTTTGTCTTTGAAGTTGCCATATTTCGGTGTCCAGAAGCAAGTCGTCGCTGCCGAAGTAATAGTGATACCGCGTTCTTTTTCCTGTTCCATCCAGTCCATTGTAGCCGCACCATCATGGACTTCACCCAAGCGATGCACTCTGCCTGTGTAGTAAAGAATGCGCTCTGTCGTCGTCGTTTTACCCGCGTCGATGTGCGCCATGATACCAATGTTTCTAACTTTTTCTAACGAGACTTGTCTGGGCATATTTTGTCGTGCTTACCTGTTAAGTTTAGTTTGTAAAATCTCTACTGCTTAGAACCTGAAATGTGAGAACGCCTTGTTTGCTTCCGCCATCTTATGAACTTCTTCTTTTTTCTTTACTGAACCGCCTTGATTATTCGCTGCATCAAGCAATTCTGCAGCTAATTTATCGGACATTGTTTTTCCACTACGCTTCTTTGCATTTTCCTTAATCCATCGAAGTGCAAGTGCGATTCGGCGGTCGGCGCGCACTTCCATCGGAATTTGGTATGTGGCTCCACCAATGCGCTTACCACGCACTTCCACCACCGGCGCAACATTAGACAAGGCTTTCTTGAAAACATCAATACCCTCTTCTTGCGTCTTTCTTGTAATTACATCAAACGCATCATAGACAATGCGACGAGCTATATTCTTCTTTCCGCCTTGCATGATACAGTTAATCAGCCGCCCAACCATTGGGTCGTTATACCTGGCGTCACCCTGAACCAATCGTTTTGTTGCGTGTTTTTTTCTCATCTTTCAGACTCACTCACTTACTTTTTCTTTGCCGAGGTTGCAGCGGCACCTTTTGCGCCACTTGCTCCTGATTTTTTTGCACCATATTTTGAGCGCCCGCGCTTGCGATCTTGAACGCCAGCAGTATCCAAAGAGCCACGAATAATGTGGTAGCGCACACCTGGTAAATCTTTCACGCGACCGCCACGAATCAGCACGATAGAGTGCTCCTGCAAGTTATGACCTTCTCCGGGTATGTATGCAATCACTTCTTGCTGATTGGACAAGCGCACTTTTGCAACTTTTCGCAGTGCAGAGTTCGGCTTTTTCGGCGTTGTCGTATAAACTCTTGTGCATACGCCGCGCTTTTGCGGACAAGCCTCCAGGGCTGGAACTTTCGTTTTTGCAAGTTTCGTATATCGCCCTTTTCGAACTAATTGCTGAATCGTTGGCATTTGTTTTTTGCCTAATTTTCCCCTAAACT encodes:
- a CDS encoding 30S ribosomal protein S7, which translates into the protein MRKKHATKRLVQGDARYNDPMVGRLINCIMQGGKKNIARRIVYDAFDVITRKTQEEGIDVFKKALSNVAPVVEVRGKRIGGATYQIPMEVRADRRIALALRWIKENAKKRSGKTMSDKLAAELLDAANNQGGSVKKKEEVHKMAEANKAFSHFRF
- a CDS encoding 30S ribosomal protein S12, with translation MPTIQQLVRKGRYTKLAKTKVPALEACPQKRGVCTRVYTTTPKKPNSALRKVAKVRLSNQQEVIAYIPGEGHNLQEHSIVLIRGGRVKDLPGVRYHIIRGSLDTAGVQDRKRGRSKYGAKKSGASGAKGAAATSAKKK